The Bacteroidota bacterium DNA segment ATTCAATTACTGCAACAGCCGGAGCAACCGGTGGAACAATCACCGTTGTTGCAAACAATTCTTGCGGAAGCAGCACGGTGCAATCATTGTCTGTGATAGTCACAAGTTCTGCACCACTTCAGCCGGGAGCAATTGCAGGAACAGATTCAGTGTGTTCAGGTTCTGTTCAAACTTATTCTGTTGTTAATGATCCTAACGCTTCTTCTTACACTTGGACGTTGCCGGGCGGATGGTCAGGCACTTCAGCGACTAATTCAATTAGCTCCACAGTGGGAATATCAGGAGGAACAATTTCTGTAATTGCAAATAACTCTTGCGGAAGCAGCACTGCGCAAACGTTCAGCGTGACGGTGAATGCACTTCCTGCTGTAACATTTAATCTTTCACCAAGCATTGTTTGTCTGAATTCGGGTGCATTTGCACTGACGGGAGGTTCTCCATCAGGAGGAACTTATTCCGGTACGGGAGTAAGCGCAGGAAATTTCACTCCTGCAACTGCCGGTACGGGTACATTTACTATTACTTATTCTTATACAGATGTTAATGGATGTACAAATACTGCAACACAGTCTATCATTGTTGACCCATGCACAGGTATTCAGAATATTGTTGGTGAAGAACAAATTATAATTTATCCAAATCCGTTCAGTGAAAACGTGACGATAACATGGAACTTACACGGGAATCATATCGTAGAGTTGTTTGATGTGCTTGGGAACCATCTCGGAAAATGGAACATCACTGATAATCATTTGTTGATTGATGCCGGGAATCTGGAGGAAGGTGTTTATTACATCCGCACAAGTTCAGATTCGGGAATGTCTGTAAGAAAGGTTGTTAAATTGAAATAAGTTGAATTGAATTATATCAAAGCGTGTCCGTCAACTGACAGACACGCTTTTTTATTTTCCGATGCAAAACTTCCCGAAGATATTCTGAAGTAAGTCATCTGTAGAAACTTCTCCTGTTATAAGTCCAAGATGATGCAGCGCAGTGCGGATGTCGCTTGCTAAAAGTTCTCCTGAAAGTTTTTTATCCAATCCTTCACGTACTCTCGTTAAAGCATTTGAAGTTTGCTGCAATGCTTCCACATGTCTTGCATTGGTGATGATTGTTTCAGGAATATTGCTTGCTTTCTTGTCAAAGATATCTAAGAGGCGTGCCTTGAGTTCTTCCAGATTACGTTTTTCTTTCGAGGAAATAAAAATCATGTTTTTGAAATGCGAAAATTCTTTCTTGGTGTATTCAACATCTTCTTTGTCAATTTTGTTTCCCGTCAGGATTAATTCAGCGCCACTAGTATGCTGCTTCAGATCTTCAAGTTCTTTTTGTAAGTCACTGGAACTGAGCTCATGTATATCGAACAAATAAATAATAATACTTGCCTTCTTCATTGCCTGATGGGTGCGTTCAATTCCGGCAGTTTCAATCACATCGGTGGAGTGGCGCAGTCCGGCAGTGTCAATAAAACGAAAGCGAACTCCTTCAATCACAATTTCATCTTCAATCGTGTCTCGCGTAGTGCCTGGAATATCCGATACAATGGCGCGCTCTTCATCTAAAAGAGAATTCAGCAATGTAGATTTTCCTGAGTTAGGTCTGCCTGCAATGCAAACGGGCACACCATTCTTAATTACATTCCCTAGTTCAAATGACCGGATTAACTTTTCTATAACGCCCTGCAATGAAGAAACAAGTTTCTTTAATTCATCTTTGCTGGCGAACTCCACATCTTCTTCTGAAAAATCCAATTCAAGTTCAATGAGCGAAGCGAAGTTGATTAAATTATCCCGCAGGATTTTTATTTTGCCCGAAAATCCTCCGCGCATCTGCATCATGGCAACGTGGTGGGATGTTGCGCTGTTGGAAGAAATCAGATCAGCTACCGCTTCCGCCTGCGATAAATCAAACTTTCCGTTCATGAACGCGCGGAAAGTAAATTCACCGGCAGTGGCAAGACGCGCTCCCTGCTTCACCAGCAGATGCAGTATTTGTTCCTGAATATATTTAGAACCGTGACAGGAAATCTCCGCAATGTTTTCTCCTGTATAAGAATTCGGAGCTTTGAAAACAGAAAGCATTACATCGTCAATCACATTGTTCTTATAGACAATTTCTCCGTAATGTATGGTGTGTGATTTAAACTTAGAAATGTCAGTTTGTTTTCCATTCTTCTTTCGAAAAATCTTTTCGCAAATCAACAAAGAATTTTTTCCAGATAAGCGAATGATGGCAATCGCCCCTATGCCGGAAGAAGTTGAAAGCGCTGCGATTGTATCATTGTTAAGAGGATTCTTCATGAAAACAAAGTTATTAAATAACATATCAGCAATAAGAGAAAACTTTAATTTAGCGACCTGAATAAAAAATATTTATCTCTATTTTACATTATACATTAACCATCAACCATTAATCATCTCTTTATGTCT contains these protein-coding regions:
- the mnmE gene encoding tRNA uridine-5-carboxymethylaminomethyl(34) synthesis GTPase MnmE — translated: MKNPLNNDTIAALSTSSGIGAIAIIRLSGKNSLLICEKIFRKKNGKQTDISKFKSHTIHYGEIVYKNNVIDDVMLSVFKAPNSYTGENIAEISCHGSKYIQEQILHLLVKQGARLATAGEFTFRAFMNGKFDLSQAEAVADLISSNSATSHHVAMMQMRGGFSGKIKILRDNLINFASLIELELDFSEEDVEFASKDELKKLVSSLQGVIEKLIRSFELGNVIKNGVPVCIAGRPNSGKSTLLNSLLDEERAIVSDIPGTTRDTIEDEIVIEGVRFRFIDTAGLRHSTDVIETAGIERTHQAMKKASIIIYLFDIHELSSSDLQKELEDLKQHTSGAELILTGNKIDKEDVEYTKKEFSHFKNMIFISSKEKRNLEELKARLLDIFDKKASNIPETIITNARHVEALQQTSNALTRVREGLDKKLSGELLASDIRTALHHLGLITGEVSTDDLLQNIFGKFCIGK